A region of Stigmatopora nigra isolate UIUO_SnigA chromosome 6, RoL_Snig_1.1, whole genome shotgun sequence DNA encodes the following proteins:
- the LOC144197954 gene encoding uncharacterized protein LOC144197954 isoform X2, which translates to MMHKERRPYDDRRWREEEEAYQQQCQDAHQYRRDVRYPHRAPGFSQRSGASGHRRHLPQKRRSEDGDWDGRSAPRVRSFSPDGRSLAKVRSFSPDGWSPARGRSFSPDGGSLARVRSFSPGRWSPSAGASFSPDQRPRFPDDRGRRRASDEARYGPPPPPPPPPGRFPQGIGRASPPEAHGSERGGGSRRHGDEEFSPGRYQPSNCHRRQQAGHREERERDQRKHSYWLPRDQWSESGQQSGQLQHHRDVPDKNLSTGFRRFLDVLNRGVDVDVLNQVVIRTPADGAGSSSGVAEPGAFPGRREGPAASGAPKRSRRRSAVAAAAAAEEPAEESPSPEEQSKRQQIQEVLRAIGVDLASEEVGQMSHRINQRLYGKKDGGERPPRRRATSPSSSSSSSSSSSSSSSSSSAAAAGQRKAPRRDFPRAGVGRPAGDEGGAFGEGAVPSYGPPVPVPLPGGFHPNPYGPPMFSGMGHPLGFPPFPPWSAPPPFLPPPCLPPPGLPPFNILAERGRFLPPPANSVRPPFPEVADGSPAESRHRCLRVVNTKQYE; encoded by the exons ATGATGCACAAAGAAAGGCGGCCCTACGATGACAGAAGATGgcgggaagaggaggaggcctACCAGCAGCAATGCCAAGATGCGCACCAATACCGCCGAGACGTACGCTACCCTCACCGCGCTCCGGGATTTAGCCAACGAAGCGGCGCCAGTGGCCACCGCCGCCATTTGCCTCAAAAGCGCCGCTCTGAGGACGGAGATTGGGACGGGAGGAGCGCGCCGAGGGTCCGCTCCTTTTCCCCGGACGGGAGGAGCCTAGCCAAAGTCCGCTCCTTTTCCCCGGACGGGTGGAGCCCTGCCAGAGGACGCTCCTTTTCCCCGGATGGGGGGAGCCTGGCCAGGGTACGCTCCTTTTCCCCGGGCAGGTGGAGCCCGTCCGCCGGGGCCTCCTTTTCCCCGGACCAGAGGCCCAGGTTCCCCGACGACCGGGGCCGTCGACGCGCCTCCGACGAGGCCCGAtacgggccgccgccgccgccgccgccaccgccgggcCGCTTTCCCCAGGGTATCGGCCGCGCCTCGCCCCCGGAGGCGCACGGGAGCGAGCGAGGCGGCGGAAGCCGGCGGCACGGAGATGAAGAGTTCTCTCCTGGCCGCTACCAGCCCAGCAATTGCCATCGCAGACAGCAGGCCGGACACCGAGAGGAGAGAGAGCGTGACCAAAGAAAGCACAGCTATTGGCTCCCGCGAGACCAGTGGAGCGAG TCCGGCCAGCAGTCCGGCCAGCTCCAGCACCACCGGGACGTACCCGACAAGAATTTATCCACGGGTTTCCGACGATTCCTGGACGTGCTCAACCGAGGCGTGGACGTGGACGTGCTGAACCAGGTCGTGATCCGGACCCCCGCCGACGGCGCCGGATCTTCCTCCGGGGTAGCGGAGCCTGGCGCTTTTCCGGGACGACGG GAAGGGCCGGCGGCGTCCGGCGCTCCCAAGAGGAGCCGCCGCCGCTcggccgtcgccgccgccgccgccgccgaggagCCGGCGGAGGAGAGCCCGTCCCCGGAAGAGCAGAGCAAGCGGCAACAGATCCAGGAGGTGCTGCGGGCCATCGGGGTGGACTTGGCCTCGGAGGAAGTGGGACAAATGTCGCACCGGATCAACCAGCGCTTGTACGGCAAAAAAGACGGCGGCGAGAGGCCGCCCAGACGCCGCGCCACGTCCccttcctcgtcctcctcctcctcgtcctcctcttcctcctcctcctcctcctcctcggcggcggcggcgggccaaCGGAAAGCGCCGCGTCGGGATTTCCCCAGGGCTGGAGTCGGACGCCCCGCTGGCGACGAGGGCGGCGCCTTTGGGGAGGGCGCCGTCCCTTCGTACGGACCCCCCGTTCCCGTGCCCCTGCCCGGGGGCTTCCACCCGAATCCGTACGGACCGCCGATGTTCTCGGGGATGGGGCACCCGTTGGGGTTTCCTCCTTTCCCACCTTGGTCCGCTCCGCCTCCCTTTCTGCCCCCTCCTTGTCTGCCTCCCCCCGGTCTGCCTCCTTTCAATATCCTGGCCGAAAGGGGGCGCTTTCTCCCCCCGCCCGCGAACAGCGTCCGGCCCCCGTTCCCCGAGGTGGCGGATGGCTCGCCGGCGGAAAGCAGGCATCGATGCTTGCGGGTGGTCAATACCAAACAGTACGAATAA
- the LOC144197954 gene encoding uncharacterized protein LOC144197954 isoform X1 → MMHKERRPYDDRRWREEEEAYQQQCQDAHQYRRDVRYPHRAPGFSQRSGASGHRRHLPQKRRSEDGDWDGRSAPRVRSFSPDGRSLAKVRSFSPDGWSPARGRSFSPDGGSLARVRSFSPGRWSPSAGASFSPDQRPRFPDDRGRRRASDEARYGPPPPPPPPPGRFPQGIGRASPPEAHGSERGGGSRRHGDEEFSPGRYQPSNCHRRQQAGHREERERDQRKHSYWLPRDQWSEQSGQQSGQLQHHRDVPDKNLSTGFRRFLDVLNRGVDVDVLNQVVIRTPADGAGSSSGVAEPGAFPGRREGPAASGAPKRSRRRSAVAAAAAAEEPAEESPSPEEQSKRQQIQEVLRAIGVDLASEEVGQMSHRINQRLYGKKDGGERPPRRRATSPSSSSSSSSSSSSSSSSSSAAAAGQRKAPRRDFPRAGVGRPAGDEGGAFGEGAVPSYGPPVPVPLPGGFHPNPYGPPMFSGMGHPLGFPPFPPWSAPPPFLPPPCLPPPGLPPFNILAERGRFLPPPANSVRPPFPEVADGSPAESRHRCLRVVNTKQYE, encoded by the exons ATGATGCACAAAGAAAGGCGGCCCTACGATGACAGAAGATGgcgggaagaggaggaggcctACCAGCAGCAATGCCAAGATGCGCACCAATACCGCCGAGACGTACGCTACCCTCACCGCGCTCCGGGATTTAGCCAACGAAGCGGCGCCAGTGGCCACCGCCGCCATTTGCCTCAAAAGCGCCGCTCTGAGGACGGAGATTGGGACGGGAGGAGCGCGCCGAGGGTCCGCTCCTTTTCCCCGGACGGGAGGAGCCTAGCCAAAGTCCGCTCCTTTTCCCCGGACGGGTGGAGCCCTGCCAGAGGACGCTCCTTTTCCCCGGATGGGGGGAGCCTGGCCAGGGTACGCTCCTTTTCCCCGGGCAGGTGGAGCCCGTCCGCCGGGGCCTCCTTTTCCCCGGACCAGAGGCCCAGGTTCCCCGACGACCGGGGCCGTCGACGCGCCTCCGACGAGGCCCGAtacgggccgccgccgccgccgccgccaccgccgggcCGCTTTCCCCAGGGTATCGGCCGCGCCTCGCCCCCGGAGGCGCACGGGAGCGAGCGAGGCGGCGGAAGCCGGCGGCACGGAGATGAAGAGTTCTCTCCTGGCCGCTACCAGCCCAGCAATTGCCATCGCAGACAGCAGGCCGGACACCGAGAGGAGAGAGAGCGTGACCAAAGAAAGCACAGCTATTGGCTCCCGCGAGACCAGTGGAGCGAG CAGTCCGGCCAGCAGTCCGGCCAGCTCCAGCACCACCGGGACGTACCCGACAAGAATTTATCCACGGGTTTCCGACGATTCCTGGACGTGCTCAACCGAGGCGTGGACGTGGACGTGCTGAACCAGGTCGTGATCCGGACCCCCGCCGACGGCGCCGGATCTTCCTCCGGGGTAGCGGAGCCTGGCGCTTTTCCGGGACGACGG GAAGGGCCGGCGGCGTCCGGCGCTCCCAAGAGGAGCCGCCGCCGCTcggccgtcgccgccgccgccgccgccgaggagCCGGCGGAGGAGAGCCCGTCCCCGGAAGAGCAGAGCAAGCGGCAACAGATCCAGGAGGTGCTGCGGGCCATCGGGGTGGACTTGGCCTCGGAGGAAGTGGGACAAATGTCGCACCGGATCAACCAGCGCTTGTACGGCAAAAAAGACGGCGGCGAGAGGCCGCCCAGACGCCGCGCCACGTCCccttcctcgtcctcctcctcctcgtcctcctcttcctcctcctcctcctcctcctcggcggcggcggcgggccaaCGGAAAGCGCCGCGTCGGGATTTCCCCAGGGCTGGAGTCGGACGCCCCGCTGGCGACGAGGGCGGCGCCTTTGGGGAGGGCGCCGTCCCTTCGTACGGACCCCCCGTTCCCGTGCCCCTGCCCGGGGGCTTCCACCCGAATCCGTACGGACCGCCGATGTTCTCGGGGATGGGGCACCCGTTGGGGTTTCCTCCTTTCCCACCTTGGTCCGCTCCGCCTCCCTTTCTGCCCCCTCCTTGTCTGCCTCCCCCCGGTCTGCCTCCTTTCAATATCCTGGCCGAAAGGGGGCGCTTTCTCCCCCCGCCCGCGAACAGCGTCCGGCCCCCGTTCCCCGAGGTGGCGGATGGCTCGCCGGCGGAAAGCAGGCATCGATGCTTGCGGGTGGTCAATACCAAACAGTACGAATAA
- the LOC144197953 gene encoding uncharacterized protein LOC144197953 isoform X1 encodes MDPFPRSRTGVQLHHGGAEGARAEPLALGKRSVSGRPREDEEEEELSRKKAALPGDAAQMSTGPDFPAATLKERVTRMLQQRHPFTLSQEAYEIYGMPGQRERPGSPRREAPEEHPLKRRVKALMGQRLDEPLSNGTVAALPSPDGGKAGGAWSDGSKMRPEKGVHKGFEHFLSLLNKGVDAKLLHQVANERGKEAPDEEMALPVTPPPPGGPKERAAERAAEREAEREAEREAEREAEREAEREAEREAEREAEREAEREAEQATEQARHRGFEHFLSLLNKGVDVELLNQVANEQCPQKTPSPSSPPSPPSAPPPPPPLHSPSQCSQSNRENKSHKGFQCFLSLLNKGVDMDLLHRVVNDQEPDLRLGGGPSEPPRNGDEEPPSGGVLGGGPPDRSGRDGRRDGSPGGQSQTAAAAAALRESRTGEPETAEVDEKHRQLRNILQTLGLSLEMEDLSGLTDRTQRRLYGKGPEKCKSLPPSALASLKARGMSPPAPAAPPSPFPASAGPPAPREPERPAAPFRGQRKSNSLRMGHEHWPQMSSGPAPASQTAASHGATSHDVILCEDDRRAVSKSCKWLAKAGIPGRIKLRRQRPPECSVDKKEARRRRARAKRARRRERRLAKLTAGNPEPECPLPRGPAKVAVARDLELAEPGQNPKILYRGRPSALERGAPHAKAREHRAPDAKAREHRAPAVAPAVAPAVAPAVAQEKTGQDEPKAQLTEEEIRSNLRKKLETFNRLSRNKSLTVPNPSPDTVVVILDD; translated from the exons ATGGATCCGTTTCCGCGGAGCCGGACGGGTGTGCAGTTACACCACGGGGGGGCTGAGGGAGCCCGAGCCGAGCCACTGGCGCTCGGGAAAAGGAGCGTCTCCGGCCGGCCCcgggaagatgaagaagaagaagagcttTCCCGCAAGAAAGCCGCCCTTCCCGGAGACGCGGCCCAAATGAGCACCGGGCCGGATTTCCCGGCTGCCACTCTGAAAGAGAGGGTGACCCGAATGTTGCAGCAGCGACATCCTTTCACCTTGTCCCAGGAGGCG TACGAGATTTACGGGATGCCCGGCCAGAGGGAGCGCCCGGGCAGCCCGAGGAGAGAGGCGCCCGAGGAACATCCCCTCAAGCGCCGCGTCAAAGCCCTGATGGGCCAGAGATTGGACGAACCCCTGTCAAACGGCACGGTCGCCGCATTGCCC TCTCCCGACGGTGGGAAAGCCGGAGGCGCTTGGAGCGACGGTTCCAAAATGCGCCCGGAAAAAGGCGTCCACAAAGGCTTTGAGCATTTTCTTAGCTTGCTCAACAAGGGAGTGGACGCAAAGCTCCTCCATCAAGTGGCCAATGAGCGCGGCAAAGAG GCTCCCGACGAGGAGATGGCGCTCCCGGTCACGCCGCCGCCTCCTGGCGGTCCGAAAGAGCGGGCGGCGGAGCGGGCGGCGGAGCGGGAGGCGGAGCGGGAGGCGGAGCGGGAGGCGGAGCGGGAGGCGGAGCGGGAGGCGGAGCGGGAGGCGGAGCGGGAGGCGGAGCGGGAGGCGGAGCGGGAGGCGGAGCGGGAGGCGGAGCAGGCGACAGAGCAGGCGCGCCACCGAGGCTTTGAGCACTTTCTCAGCTTGCTCAACAAAGGAGTGGACGTGGAGCTGCTCAATCAAGTGGCCAATGAGCAGTGCCCACAG AAAACGCCGTCACCATCgtcgccgccatcgccgccatcGGCGCCccccccgccgccgcctctTCACAGTCCAAGCCAATGTTCCCAAAGCAACCGAGAGAATAAGAGCCACAAAGGCTTTCAGtgctttcttagcctgctcaaCAAGGGGGTGGACATGGACCTTCTCCATCGGGTGGTCAACGACCAGGAGCCCGATCTTCGCCTGGGGGGAGGCCCCTCGGAGCCCCCGCGGAACGGCGACGAGGAGCCGCCCTCCGGCGGGGTGCTCGGCGGCGGCCCCCCGGACCGGAGCGGCCGGGACGGACGGAGAGACGGCTCCCCGGGCGGCCAAAGtcagacggcggcggcggcggcggcgctccgGGAAAGCCGGACCGGAGAGCCCGAGACGGCGGAGGTGGACGAGAAGCATCGACAGCTGCGCAATATCCTCCAGACTTTGGGCTTGAGCCTGGAAATGGAGGACCTGAGCGGACTGACGGACCGCACTCAAAGGAGGCTTTACGGGAAAGGGCCGGAGAAGTGCAAAAGCCTGCCGCCGTCAGCGTTGGCTTCCCTTAAAGCCCGTGGGATGTCTCCTCCTGCTCCTGctgctcctccttctccttttcCCGCTTCTGCCGGACCCCCCGCTCCTCGGGAACCGGAGCGGCCCGCGGCGCCCTTCCGGGGCCAAAGAAAATCGAACTCGTTGCGCATGGGACACGAGCACTGGCCACAAATGTCCTCTGGCCCCGCCCCCGCCTCCCAAACGGCGGCATCGCACGGCGCGACATCGCACGACGTGATATTGTGCGAGGATGACCGGCGCGCTGTTTCCAAGTCTTGCAAGTGGCTGGCCAAGGCGGGTATCCCCGGCCGGATTAAATTGCGCCGCCAACGGCCCCCCGAATGCTCCGTCGATAAAAAGGAAGCTCGCCGTCGCCGGGCCAGGGCCAAACGGGCCAGAAGGAGGGAGCGACGCCTGGCCAAACTGACGGCGGGCAATCCGGAGCCCGAATGCCCTCTGCCGCGAGGCCCGGCAAAAGTGGCGGTGGCGAGAGACCTGGAGCTGGCCGAGCCGGGGCAAAACCCCAAGATTTTGTACCGGGGGCGTCCGAGCGCACTGGAGCGCGGGGCGCCCCACGCAAAGGCGCGGGAGCACCGGGCGCCCGACGCAAAGGCGCGGGAGCACCGGGCGCCGGCTGTGGCGCCGGCTGTGGCGCCGGCTGTGGCGCCGGCTGTGGCGCAAGAAAAGACTGGGCAAGATGAGCCCAAAGCACAGCTGACGGAGGAGGAAATTAGGAGCAACTTGAGAAAAAAA CTGGAAACATTTAACCGTCTCTCTCGGAACAAATCTTTGACTGTGCCAAATCCCTCCCCAGATACGGTGGTGGTG ATTTTGGACGACTGA
- the LOC144197953 gene encoding uncharacterized protein LOC144197953 isoform X2 — protein MDPFPRSRTGVQLHHGGAEGARAEPLALGKRSVSGRPREDEEEEELSRKKAALPGDAAQMSTGPDFPAATLKERVTRMLQQRHPFTLSQEAYEIYGMPGQRERPGSPRREAPEEHPLKRRVKALMGQRLDEPLSNGTVAALPSPDGGKAGGAWSDGSKMRPEKGVHKGFEHFLSLLNKGVDAKLLHQVANERGKEAPDEEMALPVTPPPPGGPKERAAERAAEREAEREAEREAEREAEREAEREAEREAEREAEREAEREAEQATEQARHRGFEHFLSLLNKGVDVELLNQVANEQCPQKTPSPSSPPSPPSAPPPPPPLHSPSQCSQSNRENKSHKGFQCFLSLLNKGVDMDLLHRVVNDQEPDLRLGGGPSEPPRNGDEEPPSGGVLGGGPPDRSGRDGRRDGSPGGQSQTAAAAAALRESRTGEPETAEVDEKHRQLRNILQTLGLSLEMEDLSGLTDRTQRRLYGKGPEKCKSLPPSALASLKARGMSPPAPAAPPSPFPASAGPPAPREPERPAAPFRGQRKSNSLRMGHEHWPQMSSGPAPASQTAASHGATSHDVILCEDDRRAVSKSCKWLAKAGIPGRIKLRRQRPPECSVDKKEARRRRARAKRARRRERRLAKLTAGNPEPECPLPRGPAKVAVARDLELAEPGQNPKILYRGRPSALERGAPHAKAREHRAPAVAPAVAPAVAPAVAQEKTGQDEPKAQLTEEEIRSNLRKKLETFNRLSRNKSLTVPNPSPDTVVVILDD, from the exons ATGGATCCGTTTCCGCGGAGCCGGACGGGTGTGCAGTTACACCACGGGGGGGCTGAGGGAGCCCGAGCCGAGCCACTGGCGCTCGGGAAAAGGAGCGTCTCCGGCCGGCCCcgggaagatgaagaagaagaagagcttTCCCGCAAGAAAGCCGCCCTTCCCGGAGACGCGGCCCAAATGAGCACCGGGCCGGATTTCCCGGCTGCCACTCTGAAAGAGAGGGTGACCCGAATGTTGCAGCAGCGACATCCTTTCACCTTGTCCCAGGAGGCG TACGAGATTTACGGGATGCCCGGCCAGAGGGAGCGCCCGGGCAGCCCGAGGAGAGAGGCGCCCGAGGAACATCCCCTCAAGCGCCGCGTCAAAGCCCTGATGGGCCAGAGATTGGACGAACCCCTGTCAAACGGCACGGTCGCCGCATTGCCC TCTCCCGACGGTGGGAAAGCCGGAGGCGCTTGGAGCGACGGTTCCAAAATGCGCCCGGAAAAAGGCGTCCACAAAGGCTTTGAGCATTTTCTTAGCTTGCTCAACAAGGGAGTGGACGCAAAGCTCCTCCATCAAGTGGCCAATGAGCGCGGCAAAGAG GCTCCCGACGAGGAGATGGCGCTCCCGGTCACGCCGCCGCCTCCTGGCGGTCCGAAAGAGCGGGCGGCGGAGCGGGCGGCGGAGCGGGAGGCGGAGCGGGAGGCGGAGCGGGAGGCGGAGCGGGAGGCGGAGCGGGAGGCGGAGCGGGAGGCGGAGCGGGAGGCGGAGCGGGAGGCGGAGCGGGAGGCGGAGCGGGAGGCGGAGCAGGCGACAGAGCAGGCGCGCCACCGAGGCTTTGAGCACTTTCTCAGCTTGCTCAACAAAGGAGTGGACGTGGAGCTGCTCAATCAAGTGGCCAATGAGCAGTGCCCACAG AAAACGCCGTCACCATCgtcgccgccatcgccgccatcGGCGCCccccccgccgccgcctctTCACAGTCCAAGCCAATGTTCCCAAAGCAACCGAGAGAATAAGAGCCACAAAGGCTTTCAGtgctttcttagcctgctcaaCAAGGGGGTGGACATGGACCTTCTCCATCGGGTGGTCAACGACCAGGAGCCCGATCTTCGCCTGGGGGGAGGCCCCTCGGAGCCCCCGCGGAACGGCGACGAGGAGCCGCCCTCCGGCGGGGTGCTCGGCGGCGGCCCCCCGGACCGGAGCGGCCGGGACGGACGGAGAGACGGCTCCCCGGGCGGCCAAAGtcagacggcggcggcggcggcggcgctccgGGAAAGCCGGACCGGAGAGCCCGAGACGGCGGAGGTGGACGAGAAGCATCGACAGCTGCGCAATATCCTCCAGACTTTGGGCTTGAGCCTGGAAATGGAGGACCTGAGCGGACTGACGGACCGCACTCAAAGGAGGCTTTACGGGAAAGGGCCGGAGAAGTGCAAAAGCCTGCCGCCGTCAGCGTTGGCTTCCCTTAAAGCCCGTGGGATGTCTCCTCCTGCTCCTGctgctcctccttctccttttcCCGCTTCTGCCGGACCCCCCGCTCCTCGGGAACCGGAGCGGCCCGCGGCGCCCTTCCGGGGCCAAAGAAAATCGAACTCGTTGCGCATGGGACACGAGCACTGGCCACAAATGTCCTCTGGCCCCGCCCCCGCCTCCCAAACGGCGGCATCGCACGGCGCGACATCGCACGACGTGATATTGTGCGAGGATGACCGGCGCGCTGTTTCCAAGTCTTGCAAGTGGCTGGCCAAGGCGGGTATCCCCGGCCGGATTAAATTGCGCCGCCAACGGCCCCCCGAATGCTCCGTCGATAAAAAGGAAGCTCGCCGTCGCCGGGCCAGGGCCAAACGGGCCAGAAGGAGGGAGCGACGCCTGGCCAAACTGACGGCGGGCAATCCGGAGCCCGAATGCCCTCTGCCGCGAGGCCCGGCAAAAGTGGCGGTGGCGAGAGACCTGGAGCTGGCCGAGCCGGGGCAAAACCCCAAGATTTTGTACCGGGGGCGTCCGAGCGCACTGGAGCGCGGGGCGCCCCACGCAAAG GCGCGGGAGCACCGGGCGCCGGCTGTGGCGCCGGCTGTGGCGCCGGCTGTGGCGCCGGCTGTGGCGCAAGAAAAGACTGGGCAAGATGAGCCCAAAGCACAGCTGACGGAGGAGGAAATTAGGAGCAACTTGAGAAAAAAA CTGGAAACATTTAACCGTCTCTCTCGGAACAAATCTTTGACTGTGCCAAATCCCTCCCCAGATACGGTGGTGGTG ATTTTGGACGACTGA
- the LOC144197957 gene encoding group XIIB secretory phospholipase A2-like protein codes for MSRRALVVAFLFFLGVAVAQESPEASPPSPPSDDPEEEEKGRDDGDWGLDSLRGGFEAATGYFDSVLEFMGGRDGLCQYRCRYGPAPVPRPGYQTPEPDGCSSYFFGLPVPEGMDVGIPAMTKCCNQLDTCYDTCGSNKYRCDSKFRWCLHSICSDLKKSLGFVSKVEACETVADTLFNTVWTLGCRPYMNSQRAACFCRGEDRDEL; via the exons ATGAGCCGCCGGGCCCTCGTCGTGGcgttcctcttcttcctcggaGTTGCCGTAGCTCAAGAAAGCCCGGAGGCGTCGCCTCCATCCCCGCCGTCCGATGACcccgaggaggaggagaagggccGGGACGACGGCGATTGGGGTCTGGACTCTTTGAGAGGCGGCTTCGAGGCGGCCACCGGCTACTTTGACTCCGTTCTGGAGTTCATGGGCGGGCGTGACGGACTCTGCCAATACCGCTGTCGATACG GTCCCGCTCCGGTTCCACGCCCCGGTTACCAGACGCCCGAGCCCGACGGCTGCAGCTCGTACTTCTTTGGCCTTCCGGTTCCGGAAGGG ATGGACGTGGGCATTCCCGCCATGACCAAATGCTGCAATCAGTTGGACACGTGTTACGACACGTGCGGCTCCAACAAGTATCGCTGCGACTCCAAGTTCCGCTGGTGCCTGCACAGCATCTGCTCCGACCTCAAAAAGAGCCTGGGTTTTGTGTCCAAAGTGGAAG CATGCGAGACGGTGGCAGACACTTTGTTCAACACGGTGTGGACCCTGGGCTGCCGACCCTACATGAACAGCCAGCGAGCCGCTTGCTTCTGCCGAGGGGAGGACAGAGACGAACTCTAG
- the LOC144197955 gene encoding uncharacterized protein LOC144197955, producing the protein MYWRKRKVPSMSRPELAFLTSPDVHFFQRQRQWTPGRRPDTAPVSQARSVASDRANDIRHGVRHGKNSAEAHDVKRRQRRGNGKKGQVGQKGGKRTERRNPERVTNGKPSVKYFTPEFKEQNAVILDGQIVCRHFLHGKCIKEGSCQMLHIQGSNDLVKEACKYYKVGFCMKGQQCPFMHKSFPCKFFHQKGRCPHNEDCRFSHLPLDDVSARLLSEATEADAQRANKAQETLVQSTAADQVAPVPPPAETADGWPRPFRFNFYNSAPPEVERQDASPAEGDGSAPAAPGPAWAGVAHGKDASPLGEPDSAKDARARREKAPPPPPPTGAERAATDVRPPPTGDVGRFGGLFSTLPQLAATRYQSLPPTYQTDQSPREAGAGLKTSDGLFSTPPHLAGAPKEALLPTTYQTNHIPPAPSEEGQVAAHGGKAGGKAGDGLHREEGAGETLRPGEKPHGGVVLAGADPSTKAPPHSLLKELFSCLSPLPADTP; encoded by the exons ATGTATTGGAGAAAGAGAAAGGTCCCGTCTATGAGTCGACCTGAGCTGGCATTTCTCACCTCACCGGATGTCCATTTCTTTCAGAGGCAACGTCAGTGGACACCAGGCCGTCGGCCCGATACGGCCCCCGTTTCCCAAGCCCGGTCCGTGGCGTCCGACCGTGCCAATGACATCCGTCACGGTGTCCGCCACGGTAAAAACTCTGCCGAGGCCCACGACGTGAAGCGGCGGCAACGACGGGGAAATGGCAAAAAAGGGCAGGTGGGACAAAAAGGCGGAAAGAGAACGGAGCGACGGAATCCCGAGCGCGTCACAAACGGAAAGCCG tcgGTCAAATACTTCACCCCGGAGTTCAAAGAGCAGAACGCCGTGATACTGGACGGCCAAATAGTTTGTCGACACTTCCTTCACGGCAAGTGCATTAAG GAAGGCAGCTGCCAAATGCTGCACATCCAAGGTTCCAACGATCTGGTCAAAGAAGCCTGCAAATACTACAAAGTGGGATTTTGCATGAAAGGCCAGCAATGCCCGTTTATGCACA AGTCTTTCCCTTGCAAATTTTTCCACCAAAAGGGCCGCTGTCCCCACAACGAAGACTGTCGATTCTCTCACCTGCCGCTGGATGACGTCAGCGCCCGCTTGCTGAGCGAG GCCACGGAAGCGGACGCCCAGCGTGCCAACAAGGCCCAGGAGACTTTAGTCCAGTCCACGGCAGCGGATCAGGTGGCCCCCGTACCTCCACCAGCGGAAACGGCCGACGGATGGCCACGCCCCTTCAG GTTCAACTTCTATAACAGCGCCCCACCGGAGGTCGAGCGCCAGGACGCCAGTCCCGCAGAGGGAGACGGCTCGGCGCCGGCCGCACCGGGACCCGCGTGGGCCGGCGTCGCCCACGGGAAGGACGCCTCGCCTCTGGGGGAGCCAGACTCGGCAAAGGACGCCCGGGCCCGTCGTGAaaaggcgccgccgccgccgccaccgaccGGGGCAGAGAGGGCCGCCACGGACGTCCGGCCGCCGCCCACCGGGGACGTGGGTAGGTTTGGCGGGCTTTTTTCCACGCTGCCGCAGCTGGCGGCGACTCGATACCAGTCCCTCCCCCCCACGTACCAGACTGACCAAAGCCCCCGTGAAGCCGGTGCCGGGCTCAAGACGTCGGACGGGCTTTTTTCAACGCCGCCGCACCTGGCGGGCGCTCCCAAAGAGGCCCTCCTCCCCACGACGTATCAAACCAACCACATCCCACCGGCGCCGTCGGAAGAGGGCCAGGTCGCCGCCCACGGCGGGAAAGCCGGCGGGAAAGCCGGCGACGGCCTCCATCGGGAGGAAGGGGCCGGCGAGACTTTGCGGCCTGGTGAAAAGCCTCACGGGGGCGTGGTTTTGGCGGGGGCGGATCCTTCCACAAAGGCCCCTCCCCATTCGCTGCTGAAAGAACTCTTCTCGTGCCTAAGCCCGTTACCGGCGGACACCCCCTAA